The DNA window ccttatctgtctcataggtagatgtggcatcttctctgaaagtactcttcctccatccaggggtggtatctttaactggtggagatgcacaaggtaatgtatcaatttcacttgaagcttacttgtagtctcaggcttggtcaagcgcgatacaaaccatgcagtaggagtcccccaagtcgccgagctagggggtctgctgaaagaggtgacagacaaggtaagcaatcagagctccgactgattgttcaccttctccccatcttgcagcagcatgaaggataaagagaagaaaaatgagaagagatgatatgagatacttttgcttttgaagaagtaactttccacaggcttattcttgaactgagctggaaggttttctggtttcctccagagtataaggccgactgaagaatttgagggtcaaaacaagtccatcaaatctagagtacgttccaccctactgatatgggatacttttgcttttgacagagtaatgggtgtatcggcacgtgtgctgttacgcttgtctccacatgcttccttgtatccttcgcacttgccctatctgttcctcaagcagatgcagaatcttccctggaaacataagatgttgaagatgagtactcgagagcaatgccaggtaagtaatcaggtaaggggttccaggcagtcagttcctggctggaagcttgattccaagtgctgactgattgctctctttctccttgtcttgcaggtaaaaacaaggccaaaggaaaagacagggaaaaagcatgatatgagatactcttgcttttaaccctgatgatatgagatattcttgctctagtatagcttgtttgcagaggtattatcggggggaaagaaagctgaatatttcgaaaggcttcgttgggagtgccctctcagatatgatgaagggttgagcatttttgcaggtctgcctgtccgttggggatggaggtcgacatatataggagtctccctaacaacaagtagtaatgctattcctttaccctgcttggtcatagcacggtagtgggagctgccagttgcaatggtactgttcctttaccctctcttcgcttttgagaaagtagtcatgttgggagtctggctctcgagattcggaggacggtgcctcttcgattttggagcaagcaatcttgttgggagtgttttctcgaaagtgagtaaaggttgggcatgtttgctagtctaccttgccacgaagcacagaggttgacacacaaggactttccaattatccagcagtggtactgttcctttacccttgtgggtaataatatggtagctagaccttcaacatttatgtgtctaaactttgttagtgctgtttctttgctattcttttacctttcttggtcagagcgatgtagtgggagctgcaagcttcacgtgctcaactttggcagagaactttggcaaagttatctgtggtacccatgagctattgttgcgtgtgggaagtgggtgattgaacagtaagattcatgtgctttctacttcaccagaagtcttcgacagaatgcccataatttctgcaaagctgagtgtgcgtgtgacaggtgctgacaaggctagaaaagtaggtgcctcttcgatttctgagatcggccctcgtggtctctgagcagcccagcttttgagaaagcgagcgcctcttcgattgattcggagaacgatgcctcatcgatttttgagaaagcaatcatgctgggggtctggctctcgaagattcggggagcagtgtctcttcgatttttgagaaagtaatcacgttgggagtctggctctcgggattcgaagggcggtgcctcttcgattttggagcaagcaatcttgttgggagtgttttctcgaatgtgagtaaaggttgggcatgtttgctagtctaccttgccacgaagcacaaaggttgacacacagagactttccaattatccagcaatggtactgttcctttaccctctcttcgatttttaagaaagtagtcatgttgggagtctggctctcgagattcggaggacggtgcctcttcgattttggagcaagcaatcttattgggagtgttttctcgaatgtgagtaaaggttgggcatgtttgctagtctaccttgccacgaagcacagaggttgacacacagggactttccaattatccagcagtggtactgttcctttacccttgtgggtaataatatggtagctagaccttcaaaatttatgggtctaaactttgttagtgctgtttctttgctattcttttacccttcttggtcagagcgatgtagtgggagctgcaagcttcacgtgctcaactttggcaaagttatctgtggtacccatgagctattgttgcgtgtgggaagtgggtgattgaacagtaagattcatgtgttttctacttccccagaagtcttcgacagaatgcccataatttctgcaaagctgagtgtgcgtgtgacgggtgctgacaaggctggaaaagtaggtgcctcttcgatttctgagatcggccctcgtggtctctggggagcccagcttttgagaaagcgagcgcctcttcgatttctgagatcggccttcgtggtctttgagcagcccaacttttgagaaagcaaacgcctcttcgatttctgagatcaaccctcgtgatctctaagcagcccagcttttgagaaagcaaacgcctcttcgatttctgagcaggcgcctcttcgatttctgaagctccgtcgagtgcagatttttatagaggctgacattaagttccaaagcacacttgaatctccaccagtagaagcttcattcttgcacttctaagatcttgatttgtccgacctcttctctcttcaacacctttgaaaatgtctggcccctccgaccgtcgttttgacttgaaccttgttgaagaggcagccccgccttctccagacaacatatggcgcccatccttcgtctcccctactggtcctcttaccgttggggattccgtgatgaagaatgatatgaccgctgcggtggtggccaggaaccttctcactcccaaagataacagactactttccaaacggtctgatgagttagctgttaaggattcgctggctctcagtgttcagtgtgcaggttctgtgtctaatatggcccaacgcctatttgctcgaacccgccaagttgaatccttggcggctgaagtgatgagtctcaaacaggagattagagggctcaagcatgagaataaacagttgcaccggctcgcacatgactatgctacaaacatgaagaggaagcttgaccagatgaaggaaactgatggtcaggttttacttgatcatcagagatttgtgggtttgttccaaaggcatttattgccttcgtcttctggggctgtaccgcgtaatgaagctccgaatgatcaacctctgatgcctcctccttctagggttttgtccagtactgaggctccaaatgatccccctccggtgccttctctttctggggctctaccgactgctgagacttctcctaagcaacctttgtgaaggctccgtcttgtgtgtttattttgactcatgtatatgtacatatttgtagctgatcggggatatcaataaataagctttccttcatttcaacgtattgtgttaaatacaccaaagccttcttcgctaagttctttgaattttcttttgttgaagcttgtatgttgaagctttctgagtggagcatgtaggttggggtagtgttcccttaatttcccgagtgaggaaaacttctcggttggagacttggaaaatccaagtcactgagtgggatcggctatatgaatcttagaacgccattgtgctcgatcctgtgtcatgtccttcgttagatccaagtactctaagtcttttcttagagtctcttccaaagttttcctaggtatTTCTTTCTCGAGCTTTTGTATTACATCagaattttgtgtttttcaatGGTGAAACCCCAATCAATTGAAGTTCTTCGGTTTTATGATTTTGCACCTATTGAAACATGGCATTGTGTAATGCAGATATGTTCATGGGGTTTGAAGAAATTGATGGGGATGATGATATAAGGGAGGAATTTCCATGCCCGTTCTGCTCCGAATACTTTGACATTGTCGGATTGTGCTGCCACATTGATGAAGAGCACCCAGTGGAGGCAAAAAATGGGGTATGAATCCTTTTCCATATCTATCAATACCAAATTACTCTAACTTTCATCATTGTTTGGTGCATATAACTTGAAATTAGTGTGCCACTTGATGCTTAAATTTTAACTTTTCTTGAGAGTCTATTGCATGCTTTGTTTTATAAAGAAGTATCCAAGCATCACTTTAGTAGGCGAAAACTGCCACGACAACCTTTGGCCAGAAAATGATTGGATTCAAAGCCAATTGGTTTCTGAATATTAAGGGAATTTTGTTGGTCCCAGTTTCTTATAAAGTTGGATTTTGCCCTTGAATAATTGATTTCAGTGCTTTCTTATTGATATACAAGGTTTTGATGTGGTGGGAAAAGTGGAAATTAGGTAGCTGGTCAAGTTATGTAAACTTGCTAAGATATTCCATTTGTTGGATGCTacctttttcttattttaatgAGAATGGGTTTACTTGGAGCTCAATCTTACTAAACAGGAATGTTGTTTTCTGCAGGTATGTCCGGTTTGTGCAATGAGGGTGGGGGTTGATATGGTTGCGCACATTACCCTACAACATGGAAGTATATTCAAGATATCCTTTTCTTTGCAGTTGACATCTGTTGCAGATGTTATGTGTTATCTTTTTCTGTCGTAATCAACTTTGTCGTTAAATGCAAATTTATTAGCATTCCACATGACATCTGTTTTTAAATAACTTTTCTAAGGATTATATATGCATACGGTATTGTTTGAGTTCTTAATGGTTTAAACTAGTAATTTATAATTTCTTGCATGAAAACATGCTCCATTATTCCCACAATTCTGATTGAACATTACGAGGTCTCTCGTAGGgcatttttcttttggtttcatCATACTGCTGAGATTTATcatacattttatcaaagattGATCAGATTGAAGATTTCTCCAAATGCTTGAATTCCTTAACTAGTAATTACATGCAACGCAagaggaagacaaggaaaagtgGAGCTCATTCAACTCTATCTTTGTTGAGGAAAGAGCTGCGGGAAGGAAATTTGCAGTCTCTTTTTGGGAACTCTTCCTGTTTACTTTCCTCCTCCAATGCAGCGCCTGATCCATTGTTGTCACAATTTATTTTGCCTATGGCAGATGATTTTGTTAGCATGCCACCCTTCTCAACTGAAACAAGCTCAGCCAAGAAAAGTTCAGTTGAGAAAGTATCAGAACGGTACGTTAATTAATCTTAAAATTCCTTTTGATGGGCACGTAAAACCTATCTTCCTATCTTGCTATAGTTCTGATCCTGTAACCCTTGGTCAAGCTGAATGCCTAAACGGTCATGATTTCTTGCCAAATCTCCTTTTATGCATAAGAAGTTTGGACAAGGGTTGGTCTTGTTGGTTGGAcacaatttcaatttcatacaccATCTAGGCACGCACGATTGCATTTGCATAGATATTGTCAAAATTCTACAAAGAGCATGCTATTCTGCCTTTCTGGTTTTCCCCTCGTTATGCTTCAGCGTCGTAGGTCTAATACATTTGCTTGGCCACAGAAATGTGCAGTCGCCTCCTCTGTCCATCAAGGATAAGGAAGAGAAGACGAAAAGGTGTGCGTTTGTTCAGGGGATGTTGTTGTCCACCGTTCTTGACGACGGTTTATGAATTTCCTCATGGCGCCGCCGCTGGAGTGAACGTTTTCACAACCGAGAGCGAAGTCCGTTGCATTCTGTGGTTGGTTTGTAGCTGAGGGTATTTCCCAATGGTTATTGAGCACAAGGAGTGTGTGGAATAAGTTGTAGGAGTTTCAGTGTAATTATGTTGGCATGTGAACTTTAGTTTTATAGGCCTCAACAGAACTCTCGTCAATTGTCGTTTTCAGGTCGTTTTTTAGTTCTTTTTTaaagggaaagaaaagaaaagaaaataactaCTTTTCCTTCAATGCTTCTCTCTCAAAACCCCTTTAAGCATTTTGTACGGATCTTTGTTCTTCCACAGCAAATCTGAGTTAGGTCAGTCGGTCAAGGTAGTCGCTGCTTGTACCGAATTCATATTTCTCTTTCCGTAGAGTAATTTGAAATATCGCATTATCGTTTTTGTTCAATTAATTGACCAATGCATCGACGAACAGTGAGAGAAAATGGTGAGAAAAGTAGGAGATCCAACGTACCTAACATGGACCACAGTTAATGGCAGGATCATAATTTGGCTGTTTGTTTTGGTGAGGTGCAGTCAATATCCACCCACTTACCAACCAGAAAACAAATGGCCCCTTAAATATTTATAATTGGGAAGGGGTCATGGGAGGGTGTGAACATAATTGAAGGATATGTGACATATGGAGCCGGTTCCTTTGTATTCATACAGTTGTTGAAGAAAAGGACCCGTTGGATATATGTGAAGTGCGGTGTTATCAACACATTTCTCTTAATTTTCGGTGGTTagatcaaataaattgaagaatattcaaatgacataaattagccatttagtattacagtctagtggtattcttcttcccttgtaagtgagaggtcttaggttcgattctcgccaaaaacgaatttgaaccgcattattgctagctcattgtgagactaagcccaCATTTCCCTTTAGTggagataatatcgtttgttaaaaaataaatgacataaattaaaacagggtttgttaaaaaataaatgacataaattaaaaCAGGGTGTGAAGAaggtaaaaataaatgtttGGATATCACTAATCTATGTAAATAGCATGAGAGAGCCATGTTTGTCGCTTTTGCAAATTATAATTTAACACATGTTTATTCACAATTACAAAAAAGATGTTTTTGCACACATCAAACTGTAATCATTTTCTTGCATGCAAAGAGCCAAGCATCTTTCATAATTGGAAATATAACTTTACCCCCAAAGAAGAGGTTTACATGTAACGAGCCAAGTATTTTCAGCGGTCTCAAATTGCGAAAAGATTAGTGGGATTGACATGTCAATTTGTACTAGAAAGGTGAAGTAGTGGACGGCTGAGTGGGATGACAAACAAAGGGCAAACACAAAAGGCTAAAAATGGCTGGTTGGTGGTGAccgaaaaaaaactgcttctgttgtattgtgaaaataagttcggTTTTACTGATTCatgtttttagcttttttttatccaaaactgtgaaaataagttgtttttaagtgtttaccaaacacctttttgagttcagtttttttttatacccactttttataaaaacaccttAGTACCAATCCAGTACTGAGAGTGGTTAATTCTAATTCACCCAATGTAACTTTATAATTACCCCAAACATCATTCTTCCCAAACAGTAAATGCATAAATAACTTCcagtaaaaagaaagaaaataaagactttttagctaaaatagtttgttataacttctcactttgatcattgagatttaaaatcaataaaaataatcCCTGAGATTGTACAGCTCGTCAATCATTTTGGCCATTCTATGAATAATCTCCATTAGATAGAAGAAATCCAGTTCAAGTGGAGagttaattaacaaaaataatctCAATTTAATGGAAATTCCTCAGTGAAACACAAATGATTGACAGTTGACAATCTCAGTATTCACTTCTATCGACTTTAAATCTGGACCAAAGTTATGCCAatactattttggctaaaaagcctaaaaAAAGTTGGACAAAGAAACAACCGTCAAGAAAACATCTAAAAATAGCAGAGTCGGCTAGGAATAATCGCAGCCAATGAGCAAAAATGGAAAGTGATAAATACGTAGCAATTTAATATATCTGGATCAGCCTAAATCtaaaaaattaatgtaaaaatgggATTAAATAAGAATAATGGAGTCTTGAGTGACTTCAGTGCTAGTTTAATCTATGAACTAGCTAAAAAATTATGGTCTAAAATTCCTAACAAAACAGGATCGACGGGGAGGGGAAAGAGCAAAAGGACGCGTGTTGCGTCGAGGATCCTCGATACCTAGAGAGCTAAACTCAACCAATGTTGGAGTTTGGTATCGAGGATCCTCTTTACGACTTCCCCTACAAAAGATTCGAAACAACATGAACAGCAACCTCTCATCAGACTTGTCATTCCACACGCTGTTAATTCAATGTGGGAGCAGGTTGATGGGGGAGGAACCACAACTACCTCGTTGCTTCTGTGCTGGTGTCCGCACGCAGCCAAGACAGTGTGTGTCGATCTCCTTGCAATGTCATTGAAAGTATCTTTGTCTGAAACACGGGGATACAAAGAGTTAGATCATTTCGACTGGCAGTGTAGATCATAGGCGCTAGGCTGCCTGACATGAGAATGATAATTCGTAATGACAAGCGGACGGATTCAGATCAAAGGTATTTTCACATTTCAGCGTAGAAATGCCGAGTCTGAATCAATCCAAAATGAACTAGGAGATGTTTACATACAAGCATACAAATAAGTTGAAAGCTTCGCATACCTAGATCAACATCTCGGGACAAATTATCCAAGCGGTTTTTCACCATCGCTTTCAGTTTTTCCTTTGCTAGGTGAAAGCCACTCTGTTCTACAGCTGTATTAGGGGACACACCAGCATCAGATCCACTAATGTTTGGTCTACTGCTTAAGTGATGGAATTGTCCGTAATTTGGTACTGAGTTCATCCCGGTAAGTTCAGGCCATAATGCTCCATTTAGAGATCTATTAGCAGATGTAGTAGGTGGATCCTCGATTGCTTGCCTTCTCTGAGGGGTTGATGCTGATGAATTTAAGAAATCAGTACTCAAATTATCTGGCACTAGTGCTAAATGATTATCTTGTAATCTCTCCTCAAAGAATGTATGATAAGCTGCCTCCATCTCGTCTGTCCTGGTATGTTGGACTGTCATTTCCCTCGCCCGAGCAGCTTGAGAGTTTGAGAAATCATTACTCAAATTATTGGATGAGTTCCTCTCATTCATACTGGCCATATAAGTCGTCCTGTTAAGATTAAGGAGTTGTTGAATATGACGCTGTATTAAGCGTCTCCCTGATAGAGTCGGTGCTGCAGCCCCAGACAACGGGGAAGGTGCTTGAAAACCTCCAACAGGAATTCTTGGGGAAAATCCTTGAGTGAATTGTGGACAAGGTGAGGACACCACATTAAGGTCTATCCCTTCGTCAAAATATACAGCAGGTGATGGTCTATTAGACAGAATGTTGTTTGTATTTCTTTGATCAGACGACCGACCCTGAGCCTGTGAACTTGATGATCCCATAGCTACAGGTCTACAACCCTCACAGTACCAATTACCATCAGGTACTTCTCGCCCAAGACCAACACAAAAGGTGTGAGCAGGTGAATCGCATATATCACACAGTAGCATGAGGCCATCTTCCCCTCCTTCGTGGCATTCTGTACAGATCACATTCTCGTAAGGGTCAAGATAACCCCTGAGTTCTTCTTCCGTCGGTTGATAGACCTGCATAAAGAAATAAACCCATTTTGAACAAACAAAcagaatattgaagaagaagcaaacGGAATG is part of the Malus domestica chromosome 12, GDT2T_hap1 genome and encodes:
- the LOC103450875 gene encoding protein DEHYDRATION-INDUCED 19 homolog 3-like, which translates into the protein MDGDSWSARLSSASRRYQSALQSRSDMFMGFEEIDGDDDIREEFPCPFCSEYFDIVGLCCHIDEEHPVEAKNGVCPVCAMRVGVDMVAHITLQHGSIFKMQRKRKTRKSGAHSTLSLLRKELREGNLQSLFGNSSCLLSSSNAAPDPLLSQFILPMADDFVSMPPFSTETSSAKKSSVEKVSERNVQSPPLSIKDKEEKTKRCAFVQGMLLSTVLDDGL